Proteins encoded within one genomic window of Oryza glaberrima chromosome 12, OglaRS2, whole genome shotgun sequence:
- the LOC127756217 gene encoding adenylylsulfatase HINT3-like, with amino-acid sequence MSPPASSGAPVQERRLGVLLSHLRPCAPPAARRGNHHHHHHDLRVREAEGTGGLAASPCAADGSGETSGGQRCVFCEIVKGNKPAYKLYEDDVCLCILDTKPLSTGHSLIIPKRHFPSLQATPPSVIAAICCKLPLLSSAIVKATQCDAFNVLVNNGKVAGQVIFHTHVHIIPRRKGDNLWSSETYERNSIKHNQETKNLVSGIKELLFPPQDDSAEGSTIPKEL; translated from the exons atgtcgccgccggcgagctcggggGCGCCGGTGCAGGAGCGGCGCCTCGGGGtgctcctctcccacctccgcccgtgcgcgccgccggccgcgcggcggggcaaccaccaccaccaccaccacgacctGCGGGTGCGGGAGGCGGAGGGAACGGGCGGCCTCGCCGCGTCTCCCTGCGCCGCCGACGGGAGCGGGGAGACCTCGGGAGGCCAGCGCTGCGTGTTCTGCGAGATCGTGAAGGGCAACAAGCCAGCCTACAAG CTCTACGAGGACGATGTGTGCTTGTGCATCCTGGACACCAAACCACTGAGCACTGG GCATTCACTGATCATTCCAAAACGTCACTTTCCATCACTACAGGCAACACCGCCATCT gtaATAGCAGCTATATGTTGTAAACTCCCACTTCTTTCCAGTGCAATCGTGAAGGCTACTCAATGTG ATGCATTCAATGTGCTTGTCAACAATGGAAAGGTAGCCGGGCAGGTTATTTTTCAC ACTCATGTTCACATCATTCCCCGTAGAAAAGGCGATAACTTGTGGTCTTCAGAG ACTTATGAAAGGAACTCTATCAAGCACAACCAGGAAaccaaaaatcttgttagcggcATCAAGGAACTACTCTTCCCACCTCAGGATGACAGCGCTGAAGGGTCAACGATACCGAAGGAACTCTAA